The Mercurialis annua linkage group LG2, ddMerAnnu1.2, whole genome shotgun sequence genome contains a region encoding:
- the LOC126666976 gene encoding heat stress transcription factor A-6b-like: MNRMSRVKEEYAGASSSSSSYSSLDLAAPQPMEGLHDGGPPPFLTKTYDLVEDINTNNIVSWSGGNNSFIVWDSQAFSITLLPRYFKHNNFSSFVRQLNTYGFRKVDPDRWEFANEGFLRGKKHLLKNIRRRRKTQQPHQVSQESLDPCVELGRFGFDAEMDRLRRDKQVLLMEIVKLRKQQQTTKAGVQLMEHRLKRTESKQQQMVKFLARAMQNPNFVYKMAQKKDKELEDAISKKRRRPIDQSGPSSCVQVDQEFENFVKIEPDEEFGDLSEFEVPEVEGDEHTCKVIKELDEDGFWDDLWNEGNGEEMDLLGGDVEDVDVLVEQLGYLGSTPK, encoded by the exons ATGAATCGCATGAGCCGCGTAAAAGAAGAGTATGCTGGAGCTagttcatcatcatcatcatactCGTCGTTAGATCTCGCAGCACCTCAACCAATGGAGGGACTTCACGATGGCGGTCCTCCGCCTTTTCTTACGAAAACATATGATCTTGTTGAGGatataaacacaaataataTAGTTTCTTGGAGTGGAGGTAACAATAGCTTTATTGTTTGGGATTCACAGGCTTTTTCCATCACTCTTTTGCCTAGATACTTCAAGCATAATAATTTCTCAAGCTTTGTTAGGCAGCTTAATACATAT GGGTTTAGAAAGGTTGATCCAGATAGATGGGAGTTTGCAAATGAAGGGTTTCTAAGAGGGAAAAAACATCTCCTCAAGAATATCAGAAGAAGGAGAAAAACTCAACAACCTCATCAAGTTTCTCAAGAATCTCTAGATCCTTGTGTTGAGCTTGGAAGATTTGGATTCGACGCGGAAATGGACCGATTAAGGCGAGATAAACAAGTTTTATTAATGGAAATAGTGAAGCTTAGAAAGCAACAACAGACTACTAAAGCTGGTGTTCAACTAATGGAACATAGACTTAAAAGGACAGAATCAAAGCAGCAACAAATGGTGAAATTCTTGGCTAGAGCCATGCAAAATCCAAATTTTGTTTACAAAATGGCTCAAAAAAAGGACAAGGAGCTAGAAGATGCAATTAGTAAAAAAAGGAGGCGGCCTATAGATCAATCAGGGCCTAGTAGTTGTGTTCAAGTTGATcaagaatttgaaaattttgtgaAAATTGAACCTGATGAGGAATTTGGTGATCTTTCGGAATTCGAAGTTCCGGAGGTGGAAGGTGATGAACATACATGCAAAGTTATTAAAGAACTTGATGAAGATGGTTTTTGGGATGATTTATGGAATGAAGGGAATGGGGAAGAAATGGATTTGTTGGGTGGTGATGTGGAAGATGTAGATGTGTTGGTAGAACAGCTTGGTTACTTGGGTTCTACtccaaagtaa
- the LOC126670253 gene encoding acireductone dioxygenase 2 isoform X2, protein MVAPIKDPREDVIQAWYMDDSDEDQRLPHHKDPKEFVSLDQLSELGVLSWKLDADNYETDEELKKIREERGYSYLDFCEVCPEKLPNYEEKIKNFFEEHLHTDEEIRYCVAGSGYFDVRDKSERWIRVWVKKGGIIVLPAGIYHRFTLDTDNYIKAMRLFVGDPVWTPFNRPHDHLPARKEYIKAFVQKEAGDQAVDAAA, encoded by the exons ATGGTTGCCCCAATCAAG GATCCTAGGGAAGATGTCATTCAGGCATGGTACATGGATGATAGTGATGAGGATCAAAGATTGCCCCATCACAAGGATCCTAAGGAATTTGTTTCACTGGACCAACTCTCTG AGCTTGGAGTTCTCAGTTGGAAACTAGATGCTGACAACTATGAAACGGATGAAGAGTTGAAGAAGATTCGTGAAGAACGTGGATACTCCTACTTG gacttttgtgaagtATGTCCAGAGAAGCTGCCAAATTATGAAGAGAAGATCAAGAACTTCTTTGAAGAACATCTTCACACGGATGAGGAGATTCGTTACTGTGTAGCTGGAAGTG GCTATTTCGATGTCAGGGATAAAAGTGAACGCTGGATTCGTGTTTGGGTGAAGAAAGGGGGAATAATTGTTTTACCTGCTGGAATTTATCACCGCTTTACACTGGATACAGACAATTACATTAAG GCAATGAGACTTTTTGTGGGTGATCCAGTTTGGACTCCATTTAACCGTCCACATGATCATCTTCCAGCAAG GAAGGAGTATATCAAAGCTTTTGTGCAGAAGGAAGCTGGTGATCAGGCTGTTGATGCGGCTGCATAA
- the LOC126670253 gene encoding acireductone dioxygenase 2 isoform X1, translated as MVAPIKFVQDPREDVIQAWYMDDSDEDQRLPHHKDPKEFVSLDQLSELGVLSWKLDADNYETDEELKKIREERGYSYLDFCEVCPEKLPNYEEKIKNFFEEHLHTDEEIRYCVAGSGYFDVRDKSERWIRVWVKKGGIIVLPAGIYHRFTLDTDNYIKAMRLFVGDPVWTPFNRPHDHLPARKEYIKAFVQKEAGDQAVDAAA; from the exons ATGGTTGCCCCAATCAAG tttgtgcAGGATCCTAGGGAAGATGTCATTCAGGCATGGTACATGGATGATAGTGATGAGGATCAAAGATTGCCCCATCACAAGGATCCTAAGGAATTTGTTTCACTGGACCAACTCTCTG AGCTTGGAGTTCTCAGTTGGAAACTAGATGCTGACAACTATGAAACGGATGAAGAGTTGAAGAAGATTCGTGAAGAACGTGGATACTCCTACTTG gacttttgtgaagtATGTCCAGAGAAGCTGCCAAATTATGAAGAGAAGATCAAGAACTTCTTTGAAGAACATCTTCACACGGATGAGGAGATTCGTTACTGTGTAGCTGGAAGTG GCTATTTCGATGTCAGGGATAAAAGTGAACGCTGGATTCGTGTTTGGGTGAAGAAAGGGGGAATAATTGTTTTACCTGCTGGAATTTATCACCGCTTTACACTGGATACAGACAATTACATTAAG GCAATGAGACTTTTTGTGGGTGATCCAGTTTGGACTCCATTTAACCGTCCACATGATCATCTTCCAGCAAG GAAGGAGTATATCAAAGCTTTTGTGCAGAAGGAAGCTGGTGATCAGGCTGTTGATGCGGCTGCATAA